A region of Nostoc sp. 'Peltigera membranacea cyanobiont' N6 DNA encodes the following proteins:
- a CDS encoding response regulator transcription factor codes for MNNNKLSVLLVDDEERFRQGLRTLLNFYSINSALPVEVIGDADSVEQVLKFIAQKCPDLILLDMQLKGCDGITVLARLKETAYTGKILVLSAHQEDDWIFRAMQAGAAGYVFKNRVATQLCEAIETVTRAEIYLPSEVASRFFRFFQAYSDSCLKACHKVHLTEREQEVLYWLTQGASNEEIAKHLYVTVATVKAHLTSIFEKLKVTSRTQAIVAALKLGLVHA; via the coding sequence ATGAATAATAATAAACTTTCGGTTTTGTTGGTAGATGATGAAGAACGGTTCCGCCAAGGATTACGGACTCTTCTCAACTTCTATAGTATTAATTCTGCCTTACCTGTAGAAGTTATCGGTGATGCAGATTCTGTGGAGCAGGTTTTAAAGTTTATAGCCCAAAAGTGTCCAGATTTAATTTTGCTGGATATGCAATTGAAGGGATGTGATGGGATTACAGTTTTAGCACGTCTTAAGGAAACTGCTTACACTGGCAAGATTTTAGTGTTGTCGGCTCATCAAGAAGACGACTGGATTTTTAGAGCAATGCAGGCGGGAGCCGCAGGTTATGTGTTTAAAAATCGTGTAGCAACACAATTGTGTGAGGCGATTGAGACTGTGACAAGAGCGGAAATTTATCTACCTTCAGAAGTTGCTAGTCGATTTTTCCGGTTTTTTCAGGCTTACTCAGATTCTTGTCTAAAAGCATGTCATAAAGTGCATTTAACCGAAAGAGAGCAAGAGGTTTTATACTGGTTAACTCAAGGTGCTTCTAATGAAGAAATCGCCAAACATTTATATGTAACAGTTGCGACTGTTAAGGCACATCTCACCAGTATTTTTGAAAAATTGAAGGTTACTAGCCGGACTCAAGCGATTGTGGCTGCCCTCAAGTTAGGATTAGTTCACGCTTGA
- a CDS encoding phage tail protein, with product MVQSASRIPEVLTAHRFYLELTLEGQNDANCFFLECQGFKRTQEVIEICEVTSQTWGTKGQSKGQVVRTKLPSNPKSGNLTLRRGTTKSMDFWKWFEKVEKGNWSGQRRLVALSIYNQANEEVARFELAGAWPASYKIADVNARSHDIEIEEMEVAFEEFKRVK from the coding sequence GTGGTACAATCCGCAAGCCGAATTCCAGAAGTTCTGACAGCCCATCGGTTCTATTTAGAACTGACACTAGAAGGTCAAAACGATGCCAATTGCTTCTTTTTGGAGTGTCAAGGCTTCAAAAGAACCCAAGAGGTAATTGAAATTTGTGAAGTTACCTCTCAAACCTGGGGTACAAAAGGGCAGTCAAAAGGTCAAGTGGTGAGAACTAAACTTCCTAGCAATCCTAAAAGTGGTAATCTCACTCTGCGTAGAGGTACCACTAAATCTATGGATTTTTGGAAGTGGTTTGAAAAAGTCGAAAAAGGTAATTGGTCTGGGCAACGTAGACTTGTTGCTTTGTCTATTTATAATCAGGCAAATGAAGAAGTAGCTAGATTTGAATTAGCTGGTGCTTGGCCCGCAAGTTACAAAATTGCCGATGTTAACGCCCGCAGCCATGACATCGAAATTGAGGAAATGGAGGTTGCTTTTGAGGAATTTAAGCGCGTGAAGTAA
- a CDS encoding sensor histidine kinase: MTLGFSVQKLENGSNYLNSSDIQSFCQLESEQLTSQYPILFARIVYHDCLLKNHQEVISYGQNQAPFSRKTLDYLRSEGWLTDFPPALTLHEFKLKDFSSISYICPIAYRNQKPEYIQIITHKPLSESLQVSVKRSAMLLSKYIDIYLDYGRQKTEIQLLEDVLHRIGHQLRNSLGLIGLYAHNLCLGLEDSPWQEQATIIGESIQDLDTNLNELIDCGQGAKLRATHQDLRSLVVESITNLQPLINQKKIKISIPDTSTTLRIDRLQMKQVFDNILSNAVHFSPNSGTITCSWQIFQDEVLIKISDQGTGLSQEDLQKVFTPFYSRRKGGTGLGLTIAKKIILDHQGSIWAQVLSESGAQFSVILPRPRSGN; the protein is encoded by the coding sequence ATGACACTAGGCTTTTCTGTACAAAAACTAGAGAATGGCTCGAATTATTTGAATTCCTCAGATATTCAGAGCTTTTGTCAGCTAGAGTCTGAGCAGTTAACTAGTCAATATCCAATTCTTTTCGCTCGGATTGTCTATCATGATTGCTTGCTGAAAAATCATCAGGAAGTTATAAGTTATGGTCAAAACCAAGCTCCTTTTTCTCGAAAAACTTTGGATTATTTGCGCTCAGAAGGATGGCTGACAGATTTTCCGCCTGCTTTGACTTTGCATGAATTTAAGCTGAAGGATTTTTCATCTATTTCTTACATTTGCCCCATAGCCTATAGAAATCAAAAACCTGAATACATTCAAATCATTACTCATAAACCTCTGTCAGAGAGTTTGCAAGTGTCTGTTAAACGCTCTGCTATGCTCTTGAGTAAGTATATAGATATTTACTTAGACTATGGAAGACAAAAAACTGAAATTCAACTCCTAGAAGATGTTTTGCATCGAATAGGGCATCAATTACGTAACTCTCTAGGGCTTATAGGATTATATGCACATAACTTATGCTTAGGCTTAGAAGATAGTCCTTGGCAAGAGCAAGCAACAATTATTGGCGAAAGCATACAAGATTTAGATACGAATTTAAACGAGCTTATTGATTGTGGACAAGGAGCAAAATTAAGGGCAACACACCAAGATTTAAGAAGTTTAGTTGTTGAAAGTATCACAAATTTACAACCTCTAATTAATCAGAAAAAAATTAAAATATCGATTCCCGATACATCAACGACACTGAGAATAGACAGATTGCAAATGAAACAAGTATTTGACAATATTCTCAGTAATGCTGTCCATTTTAGTCCTAATTCAGGAACTATTACCTGTAGCTGGCAAATTTTTCAAGATGAAGTTTTAATTAAAATTTCCGACCAAGGGACAGGATTATCTCAAGAGGATTTACAAAAAGTTTTTACTCCATTTTATTCCCGGCGTAAAGGAGGTACAGGACTAGGCTTAACTATTGCTAAGAAAATTATTTTGGATCATCAAGGAAGTATTTGGGCGCAAGTTTTATCAGAAAGTGGAGCGCAATTCTCTGTAATTTTACCTCGACCAAGGAGCGGGAATTAA
- a CDS encoding phage tail protein, with product MAGEFLTSCKFYFEADGITDKFIKEISGLGVENTPAQEVHGSSKGAKLMRQATPTVVKFTNITVKVIATDDIDLYKWYQDCNEDMGDPRKWAQNRKTGSVVAYDQQGSEKARWNIVNCYPCKYTGPTLTASGGDMANETVELVHEGIKRIK from the coding sequence ATGGCAGGCGAATTTTTAACCTCTTGTAAATTTTACTTTGAGGCTGATGGAATTACTGATAAATTCATCAAAGAAATTAGTGGACTAGGCGTTGAAAATACACCAGCGCAAGAAGTCCACGGTTCATCTAAGGGCGCTAAACTAATGCGTCAAGCTACACCAACTGTTGTTAAATTTACCAACATCACAGTAAAAGTCATCGCCACTGATGATATAGACCTTTATAAATGGTATCAAGATTGTAACGAAGATATGGGCGATCCTCGGAAGTGGGCACAAAATCGCAAGACGGGTTCAGTGGTTGCTTACGACCAACAAGGCTCTGAAAAAGCACGGTGGAACATTGTCAATTGCTATCCTTGCAAATATACTGGCCCTACATTAACTGCCTCTGGTGGTGATATGGCAAATGAAACAGTTGAATTGGTTCACGAAGGAATTAAACGAATCAAATAA
- a CDS encoding phage tail sheath family protein: MARLDYFAPGVYIEEIDRGSRPIEGVSTAVAGFVGFTEDVRGGAELYKPMLVTTWTQFLNYFARLNSDGFTDFNAYLPFSVYGYFMNGGGRCWVTSIGTQLPGAPRPATPEPATLRINSRGNRPALRFTLRPEQASGGLVNLVIIDGSPRALPEGTEGEAPPNTGEYFTIQIRRGDELLEEYENLTMNREPAAQAATYAVTALRNSMYITLEDITQSGQPLARRPVNGQYELAPPIVAAPPDRFSQNLEGVRDDRTGVRGIFEVDEITMLACPDVMRAYQEQVLNLDQVHGIIELMISMCEGSASGDIPNPPNRMVVLDAPPDAVKPQQVVEWLNRFNRRSMFAALYYPWIKVPNPRDRGNPILVPPCGHVMGVWARTDETRGVYKAPANEVPRGVIGLGYDTNFREQELLNPLGINCIRNFPNRGIRIWGARTLVEPDKTEWRYISVRRLISYIEKSLELGTQWVVFEPNDQDLWARVTRTVSNFLERIWREGALFGASPAQAFYVKCDEELNPPETRILGRLYIEVGVCPVRPAEFVVFRISQWNGIEDSE, translated from the coding sequence ATGGCTAGACTTGATTACTTTGCTCCTGGTGTCTATATCGAAGAAATTGACCGGGGTAGCCGACCAATTGAAGGTGTTAGCACGGCAGTTGCCGGATTTGTCGGCTTTACAGAAGACGTTCGTGGTGGGGCTGAGTTATACAAGCCCATGCTAGTAACCACTTGGACACAATTTTTAAACTACTTTGCCCGTCTCAACTCTGACGGCTTCACCGACTTCAACGCCTATTTACCCTTTTCAGTCTACGGCTACTTTATGAATGGGGGCGGTCGTTGCTGGGTAACAAGTATTGGGACTCAGTTACCAGGCGCACCCAGACCGGCAACTCCAGAACCGGCTACCCTGAGAATCAACTCTAGAGGTAATCGTCCAGCCCTCCGCTTTACTTTGCGCCCTGAGCAAGCATCAGGCGGATTAGTAAATCTTGTAATTATTGATGGTTCGCCCCGCGCCTTACCCGAAGGTACTGAAGGAGAAGCGCCTCCAAATACAGGCGAATATTTCACCATCCAAATTCGTCGGGGAGATGAACTTTTAGAGGAATACGAAAACTTGACAATGAACCGCGAACCTGCTGCTCAAGCAGCGACTTATGCGGTGACGGCATTGAGAAATTCGATGTACATCACCTTAGAAGACATAACTCAAAGTGGACAGCCTTTAGCTCGTCGTCCGGTAAATGGTCAATATGAACTAGCGCCACCCATTGTCGCCGCCCCACCTGATAGATTTTCGCAAAATTTAGAAGGGGTTCGAGACGATCGCACCGGGGTACGCGGTATCTTTGAAGTTGATGAAATCACAATGCTGGCCTGTCCTGATGTGATGCGGGCTTATCAAGAGCAGGTATTGAATTTAGATCAAGTCCACGGCATCATCGAACTGATGATTAGTATGTGCGAAGGTTCTGCCAGTGGCGATATTCCCAATCCGCCCAACCGTATGGTTGTCCTTGATGCGCCACCGGATGCCGTCAAACCTCAACAAGTAGTGGAGTGGTTGAATAGATTTAACCGTCGTTCGATGTTTGCGGCCCTTTATTATCCTTGGATTAAAGTACCCAATCCACGCGATCGCGGTAATCCAATTTTAGTACCTCCTTGCGGTCATGTGATGGGCGTTTGGGCCCGCACCGATGAAACCAGAGGAGTTTACAAAGCGCCTGCAAATGAAGTTCCTAGAGGCGTAATCGGTTTGGGCTATGACACAAACTTCCGCGAACAAGAACTATTAAATCCCCTGGGGATAAATTGCATTCGCAACTTCCCAAATCGAGGTATCCGCATTTGGGGCGCACGCACTTTAGTTGAGCCAGATAAAACAGAGTGGCGTTACATCAGTGTGCGGCGGTTAATTAGCTATATTGAGAAATCCCTAGAATTGGGAACTCAATGGGTAGTTTTTGAACCGAACGACCAAGATTTATGGGCGCGTGTAACCCGCACCGTCAGTAATTTCTTAGAGCGTATCTGGCGTGAAGGTGCTTTATTTGGGGCATCTCCAGCACAAGCATTTTATGTCAAGTGTGACGAAGAATTGAACCCACCAGAAACCAGAATTTTAGGACGTTTGTACATCGAAGTCGGTGTTTGCCCAGTCAGACCGGCTGAATTTGTGGTTTTCCGCATCAGCCAATGGAATGGCATTGAAGATAGCGAATAG
- a CDS encoding Pvc16 family protein encodes MLIFVLQTLAEILAGGTSLTSTEQIDFSHPGNRREEGAGPTLNLYIFDIRESKQVQHSGRQVERKLTRALQPATVNWAPAWFDVSLLLTAWDRTALGEHHFISEALAVLLRHRTLEEEFLVPELRGYGNLNMTVALEPPIEIGSLWSALNVPLRSALYLTVTIPFEPQPTPVPLVWERIFNLRNQLSRDSDSLVLTRRVAIAGIVKSAVTNLPLVATEVAVTGTEKSILTTKEGLFFFEDLRLGNYVLTLNHPGYLPQNVNALVDNQSNTFKEIFLTPE; translated from the coding sequence ATGCTTATCTTCGTTCTTCAAACTTTAGCCGAAATTCTCGCTGGAGGAACCTCACTTACCAGTACAGAGCAAATTGACTTTAGCCATCCTGGTAATCGAAGGGAAGAGGGAGCAGGCCCGACTCTCAATTTATACATTTTTGATATCCGTGAGAGTAAGCAGGTACAACATTCTGGTAGGCAAGTTGAGCGCAAGCTAACACGCGCTCTACAACCTGCTACTGTAAATTGGGCACCCGCTTGGTTTGATGTTTCGCTGCTATTAACAGCCTGGGATAGAACAGCTTTAGGTGAACATCACTTTATTAGTGAGGCGTTGGCTGTACTTTTGCGCCATCGCACCTTAGAAGAGGAGTTTTTGGTTCCTGAGTTACGGGGCTATGGTAATTTGAACATGACAGTTGCCCTAGAGCCGCCAATTGAAATTGGCTCTTTATGGAGCGCTCTGAATGTGCCATTGCGTTCAGCCTTATATTTGACAGTTACAATCCCCTTCGAGCCACAACCTACTCCAGTACCTTTGGTTTGGGAGCGGATTTTCAATTTGCGAAATCAATTATCTCGTGATAGCGACAGTCTAGTATTAACCAGGCGAGTTGCGATCGCGGGTATTGTCAAAAGTGCGGTGACAAATCTGCCGTTGGTAGCGACAGAAGTAGCTGTGACAGGAACAGAAAAGTCCATATTAACCACTAAAGAAGGGCTGTTCTTTTTTGAAGACCTTCGTTTAGGTAATTATGTTTTGACTCTGAATCATCCAGGCTATTTACCTCAAAATGTCAATGCATTGGTAGATAACCAAAGTAATACTTTCAAAGAAATATTTCTAACTCCTGAATAA